The following are from one region of the Aspergillus luchuensis IFO 4308 DNA, chromosome 4, nearly complete sequence genome:
- a CDS encoding uncharacterized protein (COG:P;~EggNog:ENOG410PFFN;~InterPro:IPR036188;~TransMembrane:1 (o222-240i)), whose protein sequence is MREAGPKKYHDLLIPDFDVGCKRRIFDPGYLESLHSDKVLLTDAKIDKITAEGLETDKGFIQADVIVLATGFRTNKFIPYMDVVGRNGESVSQHWTKYDGPAAYNCSVLSGFPNFFMLLGPNAATGHTSAMMAAENSINYALRVLKPVLDGDASSVELMPKAEHDYVYWVQDALNKRVWNAGCVSWYLNDKRWNSMSYPWTQGHYWWRSLFPTWSDWHIKVGWGRFLFIFSFLALFFDLIRLNKHVSYHLTVSRRL, encoded by the exons ATGCGAGAGGCAGGTCCAAAGAAATACCACGATCTCCTGATTCCGGACTTTGATGTGGGATGCAAG AGACGAATCTTCGACCCTGGCTACCTCGAAAGCCTACATAGTGACAAAGTTCTACTAACCGACGCGAAGATTGATAAAATCACCGCAGAGGGTCTTGAGACTGACAAAGGCTTCATTCAGGCGGACGTGATTGTTCTCGCGACAGGCTTCAGGACTAACAAATTCATTCCATACATGGATGTGGTCGGGCGAAACGGCGAGAGTGTGTCACAGCACTGGACTAAGTACGACGGCCCAGCTGCCTACAACTGCTCGGTTCTTAGTGGCTTTCCCAACTTTTTTATGCTCCTCGGACCTAATGCTGCAACCGGACACACATCAGCTATGATGGCCGCTGAGAA CTCGATTAACTACGCTCTTCGCGTTCTAAAGCCCGTACTGGACGGTGATGCCTCATCAGTAGAGCTAATGCCCAAGGCCGAGCACGACTACGTCTACTGGGTGCAAGACGCATTGAATAAACGCGTTTGGAACGCGGGCTGCGTATCA TGGTACCTCAATGACAAGAGATGGAACTCCATGTCTTATCCGTGGACCCAAGGTCATTACTGGTGGAGGAGTCTGTTTCCCACATGGTCCGATTGGCATATTAAGGTAGGTTGGGGTCGttttctgtttattttttctttccttgctcTTTTCTTCGATTTAATCCGATTGAACAAACATGTATCATATCATTTAACTGTCAGCAGAAGACTATAA
- a CDS encoding SDR family oxidoreductase (COG:Q;~EggNog:ENOG410PMU0;~InterPro:IPR002347,IPR036291,IPR020904;~PFAM:PF00106,PF13561,PF08659;~go_function: GO:0016491 - oxidoreductase activity [Evidence IEA];~go_process: GO:0055114 - oxidation-reduction process [Evidence IEA]), which yields MTMAKTGFLPREGLYIDPIIVGLRKTIFHPFTTLLLQLLAPKLAFLVPYQQLIRITATTSVLLWLNDWLTSKSLNNWVTDHTWDWNKELVVVTGGSGGIGAGVAQRLAALGARVVVLDIIPLTYNLENKRILYYKCDLSDEKEIASVCEKIRAEIGDPSVLVNNAGLSRGRTVVEGTYSDNSITLKTNLLAPFYLSKEFLPAMIRRNHGHIFNVASMSAYIPPPGLADYAASKAGLIAFHECLAQELRVQNAPKVRTSLAVLSFTKTPLFKGETNQSRFLMPLLHVDTVVDAIVDILDSGLSQTVYLPGIFRYFAGLRGAPDWVQQLIRSGTKSLRVDFKGRQEIDPRTGRLVQ from the exons ATGACAATGGCTAAAACCGGCTTCCTTCCCCGCGAAGGTCTCTACATCGATCCGATAATAGTAGGGTTACGGAAAACAATCTTTCATCCGTTTACCACATTGCTGTTGCAATTACTGGCGCCAAAACTCGCTTTTCTTGTCCCATACCAACAACTGATCCGCATTACCGCAACAACTAGTGTCCTCTTGTGGCTTAATGATTGGTTAACTTCCAAGAGCTTGAACAATTGGGTTACGGATCATACTTGGGACTGGAACAAGGAGCTGGTCGTGGTTACGGGGGGAAGCGGTGGTATTGGAGCGGGGGTCGCTCAGCGTCTGGCTGCACTGGGTGCACGCGTTGTTGTGTTGGACATCATCCCATTGACCTACAACCTTG AGAACAAACGCATCCTGTATTACAAATGCGACTTGAGtgatgagaaagagatcGCAAGTGTTTGCGAAAAGATCAGAGCGGAAATTGGTGATCCATCTGTGCTGG TGAACAATGCTGGTCTGTCACGCGGGCGTACAGTAGTCGAGGGTACCTACAGCGACAACAGCATAACCCTAAAAACTAACTTACTAGCACCATTTTACCTGTCGAAGGAGTTTTTACCGGCTATGATCCGACGAAACCATGGACATATTTTCAATGTGGCCTCGATGAGCGCTTACATCCCGCCTCCCGGGCTTGCTGATTACGCGGCATCAAAAGCTGGATTGATTGCATTTCATGAG TGTCTTGCCCAAGAGCTTCGAGTCCAGAATGCACCGAAGGTCCGCACATCGCTTGCTGTGCTAAGCTTCACCAAAACGCCACTATTCAAAGGCGAGACAAACCAGTCCAGATTCCTGAtgcctcttcttcatgtcGACACGGTTGTAGATGCCATTGTGGATATACTCGACAGTGGATTGAGCCAGACAGTTTACCTTCCAGGAATCTTTCGTTATTTTGCTGGCTTG CGAGGAGCTCCGGATTGGGTTCAACAGCTGATTCGAAGCGGTACCAAGTCCTTGAGAGTGGATTTCAAAGGGCGACAGGAGATTGATCCGCGGACTGGAAGGCTTGTGCAGTGA
- a CDS encoding flavin-containing monooxygenase (COG:P;~EggNog:ENOG410PFFN;~InterPro:IPR025700,IPR036188;~PFAM:PF07992,PF13450) — translation MTAKTPDIPSYSQIACVGAGLSAVALGATLKRWYNLEDIRFFERHPTSGGTWYINTYPGCGCDVPSALYSFSFALNPNWTRLMPSNTEIKEYVDNVVDTYNLRRAMTFGTEVVRSVWREDANRWTLYLRELETGREYTHECQILFAATGQLVEPRPCDIPGDADFGGSIFHSARWDHSVDLEGKNVVVIGNGCTAAQIVPALVNEGKIKSLTQIVRTKHWIFPVPNFSYPRLLQWIFRYVPLAMKLHRFHIFLLAENDFRLFPMTKGAVERNGESK, via the exons ATGACAGCGAAGACTCCCGACATTCCATCCTATAGCCAGATAGCCTGTGTTGGGGCCGGCTTGTCAGCCGTAGCCCTAGGAGCAACGCTAAAGAGATGGTACAACCTTGAAGACATCCGCTTCTTCGAACGGCATCCCACGAGTGGTGGAACGTGGTACATCAATACATATCCAG GATGCGGCTGCGATGTGCCTAGCGCATTGTATAGCTTTTCCTTTGCTCTGAACCCAAACTGGACAAGGCTTATGCCTTCGAACACGGAGATCAAAGAGTATGTTGACAACGTGGTTGACACATACAATCTTCGTCGAGCGATGACCTTTGGCACGGAAGTAGTCCGTAGTGTGTGGCGGGAAGACGCAAATCGCTGGACTCTATACCTACGTGAACTGGAAACGGGACGCGAATATACGCACGAGTGCCAGATCCTCTTTGCAGCAACTGGACAGCTTGTCGAGCCGCGACCATGTGATATCCCCGGTGACGCAGACTTCGGCGGGAGTATATTCCATTCGGCGCGGTGGGATCATAGCGTGGATCTCGAAGGGAAGAATGTCGTCGTTATTGGCAATGGCT GCACTGCTGCCCAGATCGTTCCAGCTTTGGTCAATGAGGGAAAGATCAAATCCCTTACACAGATCGTTCGAACGAAGCACTGGATCTTTCCGGTTCCAAACTTCTCCTATCCTCGGCTTCTGCAGTGGATCTTCCGCTACGTTCCTTTGGCCATGAAGCTGCACCGATTTCAcatcttcttgcttgctgaAAATGACTTTCGCTTGTTTCCGATGACGAAGGGAGCAGTCGAGAGAAACGGCGAATCAAAGTAG